From Podospora bellae-mahoneyi strain CBS 112042 chromosome 3, whole genome shotgun sequence, the proteins below share one genomic window:
- the BUD6 gene encoding Bud site selection protein 6 (BUSCO:EOG09261I1I; COG:S; EggNog:ENOG503NVUH), which translates to MTSIRSSQRRSPGAELGPPPNLQQRSISPAVGVGTNRPVAPRASTSSRPMQPVSGSLNRSDGTRRTNSSASTSVPLSQIEKSVTHLLVATKQLLETLTQWSRGNATDTQVSDVYVRLGYEFNMACRAFTAINVDTSDLGNVPELLRNILESTLSQEASVESLDRYLPQIRDIIINLLHGLKRKQTRLRQRQQRERENGQPSDQGGSGDGPTAPNPPGRTTSTSTMGSVNSGLTTLLNEGLEDGGYRPQSQRDDGRNNINNSPTRRYLSQREQSRGSANSGESSLSSNTMQNIPVMPPYPGDETMPSGPSAGDMSSLDNFPPPPPPPKQSQQSALAALQRGGDLERRASRRYSAYQISKLVGAQGVPMLPPQTTPIPNRGRGEMRESMRAISTRDNARHQRNKSSRAAPMDASSPMRVPSRVLEESESGPVELPASRPETAEPESPEERFRPSATLTSPPADVMPAVGLDEEEEEKPPKAPPKSAAVARAPTPDKPSSSFGMDNTPPATKELTLFLQYKSKVKKFVLPEGYEELSIGRLQLAFIEKFSWNTQQNGADLPDIYIQDPISGVRHELEDLSDIKDRTVLVLNIETLDEVKKHIDEGIGSLKKIVEEVKQNVDDHGAALLRVAERQNETARDVARLAAAPPPAIMSPAMDSPKSVASAAGMAARKLSTSQITEIQSLRRDLAVLRQTYSNFQSDIQSSMSALRSKANSVKATAAKIAVPDIEGDSGRAYVINGRKQLNTDSDRLVNKVDDLQDLVEDLRKDVVHRGVRPLPRQLESVTKDITQLTKELNKMEEYMKQEKPVWTKIWEKELEDVCQGRDELRVMEDLIVDLRDDLEKASETFALVEQATKEQMKDAGSNGGAVEGRPVLRQFSKGLNSINSNAFVDPRDAKEGVLGEVRALQPNHENRLEAIERAEKLRQKELETRMQNPLKKELTNFVEEGRLKKSGGVEEVERARKAKEERIRREVWERQNGIIPEDPVGEEAAEGEVNGTGAGEEGDRDKENGEVRDEQL; encoded by the coding sequence AAACAGCTATTGGAAACTCTGACGCAATGGTCCCGAGGAAACGCTACCGACACGCAGGTGTCCGATGTCTATGTCCGCTTGGGATACGAGTTCAACATGGCCTGTCGGGCCTTTACAGCCATTAATGTCGATACATCTGACCTCGGAAATGTGCCAGAGCTGCTAAGGAATATTTTAGAGTCTACTTTGAGCCAGGAAGCGAGTGTGGAGAGTCTGGATAGATACTTGCCACAGATCcgcgacatcatcatcaacttgcTGCATGGGCTGAAGAGAAAGCAAACAAGATTGCGTCAAAGGcaacagagagagagggaaaacgGACAACCGAGCGATCAGGGAGGCTCGGGGGATGGCCCAACCGCACCCAACCCTCCTGGACGGACGACCAGCACGAGCACCATGGGAAGCGTCAACTCGGGACTAACGACACTACTGAACGAGGGactggaggatggcggaTATCGGCCACAGAGCCAACGAGATGATGGAAGGAATAATATCAACAACTCCCCTACCAGACGATATTTGTCGCAACGAGAGCAGTCTCGCGGTTCGGCCAACTCGGGGGAGTCCAGCCTTTCCAGCAACACGATGCAGAACATTCCGGTCATGCCCCCTTATCCCGGCGATGAGACGATGCCTTCAGGACCCTCGGCCGGCGATATGAGTAGCTTGGATAACTtcccaccgcctcctccgccaccaaaGCAATCTCAGCAAAGTGCCCTGGCGGCCTTGCAGAGGGGCGGTGATCTCGAGAGACGCGCCTCACGCAGATACTCGGCCTACCAGATCTCCAAGCTGGTGGGCGCTCAGGGGGTCCCTATGCTCCCACCGCAGACCACGCCGATTCCGAATCGCGGCCGAGGAGAGATGAGGGAGTCGATGCGGGCGATTTCTACGAGGGATAATGCTCGGCATCAGCGAAACAAGTCTTCGCGTGCGGCACCTATGGATGCATCGTCGCCGATGCGGGTTCCGAGCAGAGTGTTGGAGGAGTCTGAGAGCGGTCCGGTGGAACTCCCGGCATCAAGGCCAGAAACCGCCGAGCCTGAATCTCCAGAGGAAAGGTTCAGGCCGAGCGCTACTTTGACGAGCCCGCCAGCTGATGTGATGCCAGCAGTCGGCctggatgaggaagaggaggagaagccccCCAAAGCACCCCCCAAGTCTGCCGCGGTTGCTCGGGCTCCTACCCCTGACAAGCCGTCGAGTTCGTTTGGGATGGACAACACGCCTCCCGCTACAAAAGAACTAACATTGTTTCTGCAGTACAAGTCCAAGGTCAAGAAATTTGTTCTCCCAGAAGGATATGAGGAGCTCTCGATTGGCCGTTTGCAGCTGGCATTTATTGAGAAGTTTTCGTGGAACACTCAGCAAAACGGAGCAGACCTGCCGGACATCTATATTCAGGATCCCATTTCAGGCGTGCGTCACGAGCTGGAGGACTTGTCGGACATTAAGGACAGGACGGTGCTGGTGCTCAACATTGAGACCCTTGACGAAGTGAAGAAGCATATCGACGAGGGTATTGGTAGCCTCAAGAAGATTGTCGAAGAGGTCAAGCAGAATGTGGATGATCATGGGGCTGCTCTGCTGAGGGTTGCGGAGCGCCAGAACGAGACCGCCAGGGACGTTGCGCggttggctgctgctcctccccctgccaTCATGTCGCCGGCTATGGATTCACCCAAGTCGGTCGCAAGTGCTGCTGGAATGGCCGCTCGCAAGCTCAGCACATCCCAGATCACCGAGATCCAGAGCTTGCGCCGAGACCTGGCTGTTTTGCGACAGACGTACTCGAACTTTCAATCCGATATCCAAAGTTCCATGTCTGCTCTTCGCAGCAAGGCCAACAGCGTCAAGGCAACGGCCGCCAAGATTGCCGTTCCGGACATTGAAGGCGACAGCGGACGGGCATATGTCATTAACGGCCGGAAGCAGCTTAACACGGATAGTGACAGGCTTGTCAACAAGGTGGATGACTTGCAAGACTTGGTGGAGGATCTACGCAAGGACGTTGTCCACCGCGGCGTGCGCCCTCTCCCTAGACAGCTCGAGTCTGTCACGAAGGACATCACCCAGCTCACCAAGGAGCTgaacaagatggaggagtACATGAAGCAGGAGAAGCCAGTGTGGACCAAGATTTGGGAGAAGGAACTGGAGGATGTCTGCCAGGGCCGGGACGAGCTGCGGGTGATGGAGGACTTGATTGTGGATTTGAGGGACGATTTGGAAAAGGCTTCCGAGACGTTTGCGCTGGTGGAGCAGGCTACCAAGGAACAGATGAAGGATGCGGGGTCGAATGGCGgcgcggtggaggggagacCGGTATTGAGGCAATTCAGCAAGGGGCTGAACTCGATCAACAGCAATGCCTTTGTTGATCCTAGGGATGCGAAGGAGGgtgtgttgggggaggtgagggcgCTGCAGCCGAATCATGAGAACCGGCTGGAGGCGATTGAGCGggccgagaagctgaggcagaaggagctggagacgAGGATGCAGAACCCGCTTAAGAAGGAGCTGACGAActttgttgaggaggggaggctgaagaagagtgggggggtggaggaggtggagagggcgaggaaggcaaaggaggagaggatcaggagggaggtgtgggagAGGCAGAATGGGATCATTCCGGAGGATccggttggggaggaggctgcggagggggaggtcaaTGGGACGGgggcgggtgaggagggcgataGGGATaaggagaatggggaggtgagggatgagCAGTTGTAA